A segment of the Thalassoglobus sp. JC818 genome:
TCGCAAAATTAAATCCACCGATTCACGCTTCGATATCGCGAGCCTGCGAATCATTCTGCTGTACGAACGCATTCTCAATCGTCTCAAAGAGTTTGACGGAGACGTCACCGACTGGGAACAACAACTGCTCGAGGAAATCGTCCGCATTGACGAAGGCTTTCCTCAACAGCGTGAATTCGCATCGCTCGATCAAACACGCACTGCATTGAAAATCTCACAGCTTCTTCTTCAGCATCAGGACCGCTGGTACGACGTCGCAGACATCTGGCTGGCCCGGATTGATGAAACCATCACTCAGCGTAAACTTCGTCAAGATCGGCAAGCAGAAGACAAAGATTCTGAACATCAATGGGAACAGATCGCACGAGCAGCATCACAACTGCGAATCGTTTCCCTCGCTGGTCAACAACGACTGTCGGCAGCCCGCGATCTGATGTTTCAACTCGGCGAGACCAGCCCGACAGCGATGTTGAGCATTCTGCTCGGATTGACCGAACTGACCGCCATGGTCGAACCGGGTCGACAGGTCGAGTTGGGACGATTGCAATTGCAGGCGATCGAACGATTGGCCGACTCACGTGAACAGCTTTCAAGTTCGCAACAGGACTTACTCGATAACGCCCATGCGGAAGCAATGGTCGCAACCGGAAACGGTCCCGAAGCGGTCGAGCTGTACGAATCTTTGATCGCGAAGCAACCTCGTAGCGGCCGTTTGATGCTCAAAGTGATTGATGTCCTGGAGTCGATGGGCTCTCGAGAGAATCTTGTTGAAGCAAGAACATGGTGGACTCGCTACGAGAAGATACAAAGACCGGGAAGCACCGAGTGGGTCACAGCGAGGCTGCAAATCGCCAGGCTAAGTGACCGATTGGGAGAGCGAGACAGCGCGAAGAAACTGCTCGGAGTCACGCGCACGCTTTATCCCACTCTCGGGAATCCATCTCTTAAGTCGGAAATTGAAAAGTTATTGGAGATGTGGGCTACGTAGTCTTATTCGCATCTGCCGACTCTTCGCGAACGTGGCCGTACCACTTCGCCAGTCGATCGGGTGATACCCCAACGTGGACCATGGTGATCATGAACCAGTTGCTAAGCGTCTGAAGCACGACTCCTCTTTTCTCCCAACGGCGAGCACTGACTGTCAGCGGCGAATTCGAGATTGCCAGTCGCCCCTCTCTTCTAAGTTGTTTGGAGAAGAACAAATCTTCCATCAATGCGATCTCCGGAAATCCTCCGAGATCGAGAAACGTCTGCCGTCGAACAAACAACCCCTGATCCCCATAGATCCAACCCAGGAAGCGCACTCTCCAGGCGTTTCCTGATTCGATCAGTCGATACTTCCTCGCGGGATGATCAATACGCTGCGAAAAGCATCCGGCAACCACACCGGGTCGACTCAGGACCTTCTCAATTGCCTGATCAAAGCCAGACGACAATTCACAGTCTGCATGCAGAAACAGGAGATTTTTCGCGATTGCATGCTCAGCTCCAAGGTTCTGCTGACGAGCCCGCCCCGGCGGCGATTCGAGAACAATGTCTGCGTTCTGTGCTCGGGCGATTGTCTGATCAGAGCTTCCGCCATCCACAACGATGATTTCAAAGTCGCCGAGTTTCCGAAGTCGCGAGATGAGACCGGCAATTGAACCTTCTTCATTCAATGTCGGAATGATCACAGCGATCTGAGGTGTGACACACTTCGTCGACATCGATGTGGAAGACACGTCACGAGTCATCGGAGAAACGAGGTTCGGACATTCGAAAGGTCATCAGTGCCCCCGTAAGGACCAACAAGCCGACACCGATGAACGGAATCTCATATGGAATCCAGTCCATCAGAGCACCGACGAATGGAGAGAATACAAATGGAATTGCAAAGCAGATTCGCATCGTGCTGAGGTATTGCGGATGTCGATCCGGACCGACAAGCTCCAGCGTGTAGTTGAGAATCGTCCGCATCAGCACTGGCGTGAGTCCGAGAAGAACAAACGTCATCCAATACCACTTCTCAGCATCGGGGAAGAAGCCGCGTGCAAACAGAATTGCAATGAGTGGCGTAAAGCTCACCGCGAAAAGGCCGATTCGAATCGCCAGCCGATTTCCAAAGCGGTCTGCGACTGCTCCCAGAAGCGGGCTGTAAATCCCAACACTGATGTTTTGCGCGATCACCCAGATGATCAAATCGTTGCTGGATGTGCCAATCACGTTCATTCCCAGCCATTGGTAGTGAGGAAAGACCAGGAGCGAGGAAATGAACAACATCGCGACGATTCCAGCCCGTCGAAAAGACTGGTCCGTTCGGAAGACATTCCAGGCATTGGCAAACGGTTCCACCATCTTGTAGCGGGATAAACCGGAACTCTCCTCAGCATGCTCGCTGCAACAGAGCGAAACCAATCCCGCAGCCAGAAACGCGACGCCATTGAACAGGAAGACCCAGGTGAAGCCGTCGTAGTTGGGCATCGAAATCCAGTCCTGAAGCCAGGTCAACGCTGCGACCACGGCAAAGATCGATCCCAGAATCCCTCCGATTCCAAGCAGTGCTCCCCGGCGATTCGGACGGACGAGTTTTCCCTGAATCGTTCCGAATGCCAGTTGATTGACACCCGTTGCGGAGAAGAAGAGGAAATAGATGACGAGGAACAGTGGCCCCATCCAGGCGACCTGACGATCTTCCAAACGCCACCAGAGGACGGACAGAACGAGAAATGGAATTGCCATTCCGACAGCTGTCAAAAAGAGTGGATACTTTTTGATTGAGTGGCTTCTGAGTCGTTCCGCGTAGATCAACGGCGGGACGCTTTGACCGATGCGACTGAGGATCGGAAGCCAACCCCGCATCCAGCCAGAGCCCGAAATCGCGTCGACCACATAGGGCATGATGACGCTTTCGGTCTTGAAGATCCAACCAACTCTCAGGACGACACTTTGCAGCGCAAGCACGAACAGGTTCCAGTTCTCATGACGGAACTGTTGAGACGGTTGAGAGTGCGCTTCGTCCTCCATGCGAATCGATTTTCCAACGTGAGCGTTCTTGTCGGCAGAATGACTGTGATCGCGAGCACGTCAATTCGCCGAGGTGATTAAAGGAGAGAGAAGTAGTTGTCGACCGCGAAATCGAGTGCCTCGCGCGTGACTTTCTTCGGAAGTTTCTTGTAAAGGCAATAGTTTCGAACCTGCAGCAGCAAGTCTCGCGGTTGGCAGTTTCGAAACGGCCTCTGGTACGGAATATAGTGCGTGTCGATCAAATAATCGATCGCTTCCGCATCATAGATCAAACCGACTTTCGGCGCCATGATCTCAAACAGCTTAACAAAGTGCTCAGGCCGAGGGTCCGGGACTTGAATCTTGTACGGAATTCGACGCAGAAACGCTCCATCGACCAGATCGTCCGGTTCCAAGTTCGTCGAGAAGATGATCAACTGGTCGAACGGAACCTGAATTTTCTTTCCACTCGGCAGGTTCAGAAAGTCGAACCTCTTTTCCAGCGGAACAATCCATCGATTCAAAAGCGTGTCGACCGGCATTTGTTGACGCCCGAAGTCGTCAATCACCAGCGTTCCGCAGTTACTCTTCAATTGAAGCGATGCTTCGCAAACTCGAGTGACCGGGTTTTGCGTCACCTCCAGTTCGCTCATGGTCAACTCGCCCCCAGCGACAATCGTCGGACGGCGAATCCGGACCCATCGCGGATCGACACCAGACAAATCGAAGAGTCCATCATCTTCGTCGTCTTCGTCTCCAATGATCTCTTCATGAACTCCTGGATCGAAGACCCGAATCAGGTCTCCATCGATTCCGAGAGTACGCGGGATCCACACCGTGTCTCCAAAGCAGGAGGTCACCCGCTCAGCGATACTTGTTTTTCCGTTGCCCGGTTCTCCGAACAAAAACATTCCCCGCCCGGAGTTGATCGCTGGACCGAGTCTTTCGAACATTTCCTCGCTGATGAGCAGATCCGCAAATGCCTTCTTGAGGTCGTCTTCTGTCGCGTGTTTCCCAGCAATCGACTGGGCAGCCATCGCGTGCAAATACTCAGGCAAGCCAACCGGGGCACTGCCGTAGTAAGCACACTCCCGCTGATACTTCCGAGCGCGATCACGACCCAGATCCGTAATCGCGAATACATAGTCCCCCATTTCCGCAGCATTACGGAAAGTGATGATCTGTTCCTGCTTCCAGGCTTTCAGAAGCGGAAACAGAATCCCGAACGGAATCTTGATCTGATTGCTGATCTCACGCCCGGCGGCCGAACCCTTCTGTAACAGAAACTTTAAGACGAGGCGTTCGACTTCATCCGAGTTCAGTTTGGTCTGTTCAAGGTTTTCGGGAATGGGAGGAATGAAATTCTGATCGGACCCTCGCGCATCTCCCAGCAGGTTCTGAACGCGATCGAACAGTTCTTCAAGTTCGACATTTCCGCGAATCGCATCTCTGTCTGATGAAGCTGCGCGGGCTCCCTGTGAGTGGCGAACACCGGCCGGGCGTTCAGTGCTTCCCGGTTTGGTTGACTCATCATCAAAGTCGAAATTGACGTCATCCAGTTTCGCCATGTTGGAATACTTCCATCAGTGAGTGATCCGCGCCGTTCTTATCGACAAGTCGTGCAGGAGTGGATCCCTTGCCACACAAACACAACAATGCCACCCTTCAACGTTATATCACCGCCGACGTTCGTCAAATGTTTCTCGAACGCAACACAACCCTTATCAGTTACTCGAATCGATACGATCCGGAGAAGCAGAACTATGGAACAAGGGCATCAAGGGCGTTTCGCCGGGCGCTCAGTCATCGTCACCGGAGGAAGCCGCGGAATCGGTAAAGGCTGTGTAGAAGTCTTCGCATCAGAGGGAGGCCTTGTTTCCATCCTCGATATCGCTCAGGAGGACGGCGAACAGCTGGCGGAGTCACTGACCGCGTCCACGACGGGAACAGTCGTCTTTCGAAAATGTGACGTCTCAGATCCCGAACAACTGAGAAACGCAATCGAAGCTGTCGCCCAGCAGTTTGAGCGAATCGATTGCATCGTCAACAATGCAGGCGTGCATCCACCGGCCACTCCCATCGATGAACAGAAGCTTTCTGATCTCGAATCGCTCTTGCGAATCAACTTCATCAGCACTTACCTCGGAGCTCAGTATGCGATTCCGCATCTTCGAAAAACGAAGGGAACGATCGTCAACATGAGTTCCATGACCGCTGTCCTCGGGCAGGATCAATCCTCTGCTTATGCAGCCACAAAAGGCGCTCAGCTCAGCCTGACGAAATCGCTTGCGGTCGAGTTGGGTCCACAGGGAATTCGAGTCAACGCGATTCTGCCGAGCAACGTCGACACTCCTCTCATGCGGGACTGGGCAGCCACGTTGCCCGATCCAGAGTCCGCCTTGAAGCGTGTTTCTGAACTCCAAGTATTCGGAAGAATGGCCAGCCCACAGGAAGTCGGAAAGGTTGCACTCTTTCTGGCGACCGAAGATTCAAGCTTTGTCACCGGTCAGGGAATCGAAGTCGAAGGAGGAGCCAGCCTCGATTACTAGAGCAAGTTGCTCTTTCCTGTGCACTCGCTTGCACTGTTTCATAAGTTAAAAGGCTGTGCTTGCTCGTGCGAGATCGCGCACACAAATTCAGAAAATGCTCTAAACCATCATTCATAGATCGTTAAATCGATTCCTCACGAGATTGATTCATCTCGATCAATCGCCTGACGCACTCGATCATTCCCTTAGCTTTGTGAAGTGTCTCTTCATATTCAGCGGAAGGGCTGGAACTGGCGACGATTCCACCCCCAACAGAGAACGACAACGACCTGCCGCGTTGGGTCATTGTCCGAATCAGAATGCTGCTGTCGGCAGTTCCGTCGAATCCACAGTAGAAGAAACTTCCGCAATACGCTCCGCGTGGAACCCCTTCGAGCTCGGAGATAATCTCCATCGCACGAATCTTCGGAGCTCCAGTGATCGATCCACCAGGAAATGTCGCTTGAATCAGATCCCAGAAATCAACGTCCTTGCGAAGCTGACCCGTTACTTCCGAAACAAGATGGGTCACAGTTTCGTAAGTTTCGATGCTGCAAAGTTCCGGGACTTTCACGGTGCCCGGCAGACAGACTCGCGATAAATCGTTGCGAAGCAAATCAACGATCATTAAATTCTCGGACTGGTCTTTTAAACTTTCGCGCAGCTCTTCTCGAGTGAATAAGTCTGCTTCCGGAATCGGATACCTTTGACGCGTGCCTTTAATCGGCCGTGTCCAGACTCGATCCTGGCACTTCTGAAGAAATCTCTCAGGAGATGATGAAATTACTGCCCAGTCATCATGCTGAAAAAGACCCGCAAACGGAGCTGGATTAACTGCTCGAAGCTGTAAATAGGTCTCTACGGGAGTTGCTTCAACTTCAGCTGTCATCCGCTGAGAGAGATTTGCCTGAAATAAGTCTCCAGCATAAATGTAATCGATCACTTTCTGAACTGCTTGATGATATTGCTCCTTCGTAAAGTTACTTCGAAGCGATCCGCTTAAATCCAACCCGCTCTCTCGATCTAGTGTTGAAGGACTCACCCGTTCCGACCGACTCTTCAGTCCATCTAATGAGTTGAGACATTTGCGAATTTCTTCAGCACACTCCGTCGCAGAGCGAACTTGCGATTGACCATTCAGCTTGGAATCTCCGTGGCTGAAAACCCAACATCGATCCAGTTCGTGGTCCCAGGCGATGACGGTTCTGTAAACTCCGACGACTAGATCCGGAAACCGAGCTTCGTTCGCTTTCGTGTCGGGAAGTTCTTCCCAGGCCTGACCTAACTCATAGCTCAATAACCCCGCGAAACCTCCCTGAAACGGAGGCAGATCCGGAATCGTTTCGACTTGAGATAATCGACTCAACTCACGAATCTGCTCAAAGGGATCGCATCCGTAGCTCGCATTTTCCAGTTCAAAAACCTGTTCAGGTTCGAAGCAAAGAAACGAATAACGGCCGAGCTTGCGATCACGTCGCGCACTCTCCAGAAGCAAAAGATCTCGTGATTCCGAGAACTCTTGTAGGGCGTCAGCGACATCGGGAACCGGACTCAGCTCCAGTACGATCGGCAGCCTATTCATGCTTATGTAAACCACGTTTGCGTTGTTGATGGCGTCGATCGACCGCGCTGGTTTCAGGGATCGTCAGAAAGCCCCAACTCAAGGCTTCATCCTGTCTATATTGCTTGCCCAGCGTCATCGCTGTCACAGCCTTCGCGAGTTCGTATCCGAGATAAAAGGCATGTGTCGCGTCGATGGAAACGCCCGCCTGTTCCAGATCGTCGAATAGTTCGAACGGATCGGTCCCAGTCCAATATCCATCGCGATTCATCATGTGAAGCTTGCCACCTTCCACGAAAATTCGAAAGTTTGAATCACGCAGTTGGGCAGCAAGACTTTCGAGCTCCTCCGGCCCCATCGTCGCGACTCGTTCGTCTCTCAACATCAACAAGTCGGCATCGATCCGCTTTGCGAGTGTGCGTTCGTCGATGGCGTACTTCACCATTCGACGTGAGATGTCAAACTCTTTGACCGACGACCGACACCAGGGAGCCACTTCGGTCGTCAGTACGCTGTTGATTGAAAGCTCCTGACAGATCGCAGCGAGCAAAAAATTGACTCCACTACTGTCGACGGAGCTGAGTTCGGTCACATTTCCGATCCCCATCATCACGTCACAACTCTCAAGTCGCCGGCGAGTTTCATAATACCTAGCGAGCGATTGAGAGAACCCGAACCCGACTGGTTCGAGAATGGGATCGATGCGAAATCTACAGTTCTTTCGATCGAGAGCATCGATCGTTCTCCAGAGACTGTCGAGATTCTGTGGATCGTCAGGAATCGCGACGACTTCAGCTCCCAGCCCGGAGACCCAGTCGAGATTACTTGAGTTGCAACTAAGGATCAGATCAACACCGGCAGCGACTGCCAACTCGACTTCGTGACGTTCGAAACTATCAACTGACAGCCGATGGCCTGCCTGCAAAAGCTCTTGAGCACATGCATCGATTTCATCCCAGGATTGTCCCGGCACACATCCCAGATCAATTCGATCAGCTCCGGAATTTCGATAGTGATCGGCCAGAGTCAGTATTTCATCACGCGTCTTAAGCGGTGCGTGATTGATCTCGGCGATGATCTCGATATCAAAGGCTTCGAGGGAAGGAGGAGGGTTCGATCCCCGGCCGAGAAAGTTTCGAAGCTCTTGAATCTCCTTCGGTCCTCTCAGAAATTGCATTCCATAGCGTTCGGTGAGTTCTGCCAGATCTCCCCGACACAAACCGGGCACGATGACTGCATCGTACTGACCGAGATTTTCAGGAAGCTTCTTCAGGAGCCAGTCAACATGCATCAGCGCAGCGACGGAAATTCCGAGAACGTGTATTTCGCCTGAGAACTCTGCATCTGAAGTGATCGCTTCCACTTCCCGCCGAACCAGGTTTTCAGCCAGGCGACCAGTCAAAAAGAGGATACGATCACCAGATTTCAGAATCGGGTTCGTGGGGGGCGAATTCATAACGATTGGATATTACAGCGGACGAAGTCATCGACGAAACGATGATCGTACCACGGTGAAACGAAATCGCTATGCTTTCGACCTCGCACACAACGTGTGTGTTCGAGACGAGCCCAAATGCATCGATGCCCGTGTTTAGATCGAGTCAGTGATTTCAGCTGTCGGAACTCGATCGATCTGAATGTACTCTGGTGTCGGCGGGAGTGTGCGAATAGGAGTCGGAAATCGAATTGGTCCGGATTGTTCGATAGCCGAAGAGCCCTCGACAGACGTTTGCTCGGAGGGCTGTTCGTAAATGACATTCAAGTCGCTCTCTTCGATCACATCAACTTGATCGATGAATTGAGAGCCAGCTGTCGCTGACCGACAACCAGCAAGACCGCCGTAGCAGTACGATTGGTTGAGATTCTCCAGGCTGTCGCCCAGATCGTTGAGTTCGTTCACAGCTGAATTGCGAACTTCCACGAGGCCGACGAGCGTTCCCGTGACCGCGATCGTTCCAACCAGAACAAGTTCGGAAGAAACAACAAACCCGGATTCGTCTGACAACAGCTGCTTCAGGAAGTTGGCCATTTTATGCCTCACGAGGAATCTCGGTCACAGAGAAATGCGAATTGCAAAGGGAGTAAAGGGGGGTCCTCAAGAAATCTGATTGCCAGTGATCGAAACGACCCGGTTCCAGGAAGACCGTGATCACAAAGCCAGTTTCTCGAGGATTGCCCCGAATTCGCAAAGTCTTCGGATTCTCAGGTCGCCCGACATGCGTCTTCTCCTGTGCTGCCAGAGTGGGTCAATCTCGATGTGGAGAATCTCCGCCCAAGCCGCACATCGCTCCGCCACCGCCCCCTCTTTTACTAGTAAGACGTCTACCCAAGACTCCATTCAACCGCTGCAATCATTGCATTCGCTAATGACCGCAGAACCCATGCCATCACTACAATCAGACCAGAGCCGCGCGTAGCTCAAACGTCTCAAAGAATTGACCTGTCGGACGTTACGACGCCTCAAAAACGACGAGCCGCGATTCAGGTCGATCATCGATTCACCGGCAGCGCTAAGAATCTGAATCAAATTGTTTATCTCACAGACTCGAAATCGTCAGAATCTGAAGTTCGAAGCCGAAACTGAACGATGAGAGACAATGCCACCTTGCTGTCGATTCAATGACAGCGAGACCTCACGTCGTCGTGGATAATTTTCCCTTCGCTCGGACGTGCGAGCAGAAAGTCGGCGACCTCAGTGCCGCCATGAAATTGGACTTACCGGAGGTAACGGAAGTCGATGCTGCGCATGAGCGTGGCGCAGACTGCTGACCAGCGATCGACTGAATCAGGATCGGAGGCGACTGCATCAACAAGCAAATGCTCTTCTTCTTCAGAGAGTTCACGGTTGAGAATGAGTAGCCCAACCCACCGCAGTCGATCAGAAACCGAACTTTCGTGTTCGAGAACTCGCTCCGCAGTCGCGTTCGCACGATCGAGAACAAATTCACTGTTCATCAGGAACAGAGATTGTGGCGAAACCGTGCTTGAAACACGTCTTCCAACCGACAGATTGGGATCAGGGAAGTCGAACACGCCCATCAAATCCGGCAAACGGTTTCGGAAGACGGGGAGGTAGACAGCACGTGTTCCGAATTCGAATTGATAGCCGTACTCGGATTTCGTCTCGGGACGAACTGAGTCTTCCACAGCTGAAAACGTCAGCTCTCCGCTGAACATCAGAAACGCATCGTGAATCGATTCAGCAGTCAATCTCCGACGATTCTGCCGGGAGAACAAGCGGTTATCCGGGTCGGGATGGTTCAGTTCAGGTATGTCGGACGAAAGCTGATATGTGCGACTCAGAACAATCTTGCGAATCAGACTTTTTGTGGACCAATTTCCTTCGATGAAGTCCATGGCCAGATGATCGAGCAATTCGGGGTGTGAAGGAACCTCACCCGGTAACCCAAAATTGTCCACGGTTCGCACCAGACCTGACCCGAAGAGATGATGCCAGATGCGGTTTACGTAGACACGTGCGGTCAATGGGTTGTCGGGGCTCGCGATCCAATTCGCCAGCTCCAGTCGTCCACTTTGGTCACCGGGGAGTTTCTGTCCTCTTTCAGCAATGACTGACAGAAAACCACGTTGGACCGGTTCTCCCAGTTGATGCACATTGCCCCGGATGCAAATCGCGTAGTCGCTGATTTCACCTTCGTCGGAGACGGACATCACAAGCGGTCCCGGCTCCGGAAGCTGTTTTGTCAGTTCTTCGAGTTCCGCACGAAACCCGTTTAACTCGCGGCTTGTGCGTTCGTATTGAACAGCACTCTCGCTTAGATCGAGATTGTCTGAAGACTCAGATTGAGGATCTGGCTTTTTGATCAGTCGAACAGAATCAACAATCGTCATGCCTTTGCCGGAAGACTCGATTGTTAGATGGACTTCGCCGGAAGATTGCACTTCACCGACAGGCTGATATGCCCCTTCAAGTTGAGGCGGCTGACGCTGATCGACTTCAAAGGTCTCCGTCTCTCCAGCTGAAGCGACGACAATTTTTCCGTGCGGAGTACGATTTGCGTGCGAGGTATAGCTGATCTGAACTTCATAGCGAGCTTCGTCCGTGGGGATCACAAATCTCGCGCGCGCTGTGGGATCATCGGAAAACTGATACCCCTCACCGACATAGCCTCCTACGGACTCGCTCGTCTTCCAGCGACCAGACAGCATGGCTTGTGGATCATCGACAACAATTCGCGGCAGTTCCGCTTCCAGGTGTTCCAGAGTCGTCGACAACTTTTGAATTCGCTTCTGAACGTGAGCGATTTCTTTTTCGATTCGTCGTCGAGTGTTTTCAACTTCAGGCGACTGAGGAAGAGCTGTCGTCACCCATTTGGAGACGTTCCCATCAATTGCCGATTGTGTACTCCGAAAAATGCCAGCCATCGCGTAGTAGTCGGCTGTGGGGATTGGATCGAATTTGTGATCATGGCAGCGCGCGCAACCGATGGTCATTCCCAGAAAGACGCGGCCAATGGTGTCGACCTGCTCGTCGACGATGTCCATCCGCAGCTGTTCTTTGTCCTGGTTTTCATAATTGTGTGGTCCGAGAGCGAGGAAACCCGTGGCGACAAGTTGTCGCTGTCGCTCCTGATAATCATCAGCTTCCAGTAAATCACCAGCAATCTGCTGACGCACAAATTCGTCGTACGGAGTATCTCGATTCAATGCATCGATGACGTAATTGCGATACCTCCAGGCTGATCCGTAAAGCATGGAGCGGCCGCCGCCTGTCGAGTCTGAGTAGCGAGCGAGATCGAGCCAGTGCCGCCCCCAGTGTCGACCAAATTCCGGAGACTCCAGCAGTCGATCGACAACATTCTCGATCCGACTCTCGCTGCTGTCTGCCTCAAATTGATGAATCTCCTCGACCGACGGAGGCAATCCCGTCAGATCAAAGTACAACCGGCGGAGCAGGGTGAGATCATTCGCTGGCGGCAGTGGTTCGAGGTTTTCAGCTTCCAGTCGCGCCAAGACGAATCGGTCAATATCGCTCTCTGGCCAGCTTGAGTTTTCAGTCGAAGGAGGGACCGGTCGCTTGAGTGGTTGGAAACTCCAGAACTCTCTTCCTTTTTCGAGATCGATGCCCGCTCGATCGTGTCGAGTCGAAGCGGCTGTTCTCGGGTCGACCGCTCCACTGCGAATCCATTCTTCGAAATCGGCGATCACCTCGTCCGGGAGTTTTTGTCGAGGAGGCATTTCGAATGTTTCATATCGAAGTGCCTCCATCAACGTTCCCTCAGCGGGATTCCCTGCAACCAGTGCGGGTCCGGAATCTCCTCCTTCCAGCAACCCTGCGGAGTGATCGACGAGAAGCCCGCCGCGAAGCGACTTTGAGTCGGCCGAATGACACTCGTAGCAGTGCTCCACCAGAATCGGGCGGATTTTCTTCTCGAAGAACTCGATCTCTTGAGCAGATCCCGCGAGCCCATCCACATCTGCGTTCTGCTGCGAGAATGATTCTGTTGGCAGAACGAAGAGCATGCCCACGATCGCGGTTGCGCCAATCCGACCGGCGCGTTCTCGACACTTTGAAAACATATCAGAATCCGACAAACTTCGATTTCTTTC
Coding sequences within it:
- a CDS encoding DUF1549 domain-containing protein; translated protein: MFSKCRERAGRIGATAIVGMLFVLPTESFSQQNADVDGLAGSAQEIEFFEKKIRPILVEHCYECHSADSKSLRGGLLVDHSAGLLEGGDSGPALVAGNPAEGTLMEALRYETFEMPPRQKLPDEVIADFEEWIRSGAVDPRTAASTRHDRAGIDLEKGREFWSFQPLKRPVPPSTENSSWPESDIDRFVLARLEAENLEPLPPANDLTLLRRLYFDLTGLPPSVEEIHQFEADSSESRIENVVDRLLESPEFGRHWGRHWLDLARYSDSTGGGRSMLYGSAWRYRNYVIDALNRDTPYDEFVRQQIAGDLLEADDYQERQRQLVATGFLALGPHNYENQDKEQLRMDIVDEQVDTIGRVFLGMTIGCARCHDHKFDPIPTADYYAMAGIFRSTQSAIDGNVSKWVTTALPQSPEVENTRRRIEKEIAHVQKRIQKLSTTLEHLEAELPRIVVDDPQAMLSGRWKTSESVGGYVGEGYQFSDDPTARARFVIPTDEARYEVQISYTSHANRTPHGKIVVASAGETETFEVDQRQPPQLEGAYQPVGEVQSSGEVHLTIESSGKGMTIVDSVRLIKKPDPQSESSDNLDLSESAVQYERTSRELNGFRAELEELTKQLPEPGPLVMSVSDEGEISDYAICIRGNVHQLGEPVQRGFLSVIAERGQKLPGDQSGRLELANWIASPDNPLTARVYVNRIWHHLFGSGLVRTVDNFGLPGEVPSHPELLDHLAMDFIEGNWSTKSLIRKIVLSRTYQLSSDIPELNHPDPDNRLFSRQNRRRLTAESIHDAFLMFSGELTFSAVEDSVRPETKSEYGYQFEFGTRAVYLPVFRNRLPDLMGVFDFPDPNLSVGRRVSSTVSPQSLFLMNSEFVLDRANATAERVLEHESSVSDRLRWVGLLILNRELSEEEEHLLVDAVASDPDSVDRWSAVCATLMRSIDFRYLR